A stretch of Halocalculus aciditolerans DNA encodes these proteins:
- a CDS encoding DNA-directed RNA polymerase subunit K: MSAQYNRYEKARIIGARALQVSYGAPVLVDTDQTEPILIAAEEYDAGVLPFTVRRHD; this comes from the coding sequence ATGAGTGCACAGTACAATCGCTACGAGAAAGCCCGCATCATCGGTGCGCGCGCGCTGCAGGTGTCGTACGGCGCGCCCGTGCTGGTCGACACCGACCAGACGGAGCCCATCCTCATCGCGGCCGAGGAATACGACGCGGGTGTCCTCCCGTTCACGGTTCGGAGGCACGACTAA
- a CDS encoding DNA-directed RNA polymerase subunit N — protein sequence MMVPVRCFSCGNVVAEYWEEYKARASSQDGDEDPGEVLDDLGLDRYCCRRMLVAHQDLVDVVAPYQ from the coding sequence ATGATGGTACCAGTCCGGTGTTTCAGTTGCGGTAACGTCGTGGCCGAGTACTGGGAAGAGTACAAGGCCCGCGCGAGCAGCCAGGACGGCGACGAAGACCCCGGTGAGGTGCTCGACGACCTCGGGTTGGATCGGTACTGCTGCCGCCGGATGCTGGTCGCCCACCAGGACCTCGTAGACGTCGTCGCACCCTACCAGTAA
- a CDS encoding 30S ribosomal protein S9, with amino-acid sequence MVTNTSGKKKTAVARATVRDGEGRVRINSQPVELVEPELAKLKMLEPFRIAGEDLRSDIDIDVTVDGGGFAGQADAVRTAIARSIVEHENDAELRDAFMEFDRSLLVNDVRQRESKKWGGPGARARYQKSYR; translated from the coding sequence ATGGTAACGAACACCAGCGGGAAGAAGAAGACCGCCGTCGCGCGCGCCACCGTGCGTGACGGCGAGGGTCGCGTTCGCATCAACAGTCAGCCGGTCGAGCTCGTCGAACCCGAGCTCGCGAAGCTGAAGATGCTGGAGCCGTTCCGCATCGCGGGCGAAGACCTCCGCAGCGACATCGACATCGACGTCACCGTCGACGGCGGCGGGTTCGCCGGACAGGCGGACGCGGTCCGCACCGCAATCGCGCGGAGCATCGTCGAACACGAGAACGACGCGGAACTCCGCGACGCGTTCATGGAGTTCGACCGCTCGCTCCTCGTGAACGACGTCCGTCAGCGCGAATCCAAGAAGTGGGGCGGGCCCGGCGCTCGCGCCCGCTACCAGAAGTCCTACCGCTAA
- a CDS encoding 50S ribosomal protein L13: protein MSLAEFDADIVVDAGDCIMGRVASNVAELAQQGNTVAVVNAENAVITGNKEDIFGTYRKRAELGSDSGPYYPKRPDGIVKRAIRGMLSYKETDGREAFENIRVFVGNHTDEDGEVLDGTSLDRLSHIKFVQVGEISEHLGANKTW from the coding sequence ATGAGTCTCGCAGAATTCGACGCCGACATCGTCGTCGACGCCGGTGACTGCATCATGGGTCGCGTCGCGAGTAACGTGGCGGAGCTCGCCCAGCAGGGCAACACCGTCGCCGTGGTGAACGCGGAGAACGCGGTCATCACCGGGAACAAGGAGGATATCTTCGGGACCTACCGGAAGCGAGCCGAGCTCGGCTCGGACTCCGGTCCGTACTACCCGAAGCGCCCCGACGGCATCGTGAAGCGCGCGATCCGCGGGATGCTCTCCTACAAGGAAACGGACGGCCGCGAGGCCTTCGAGAACATCCGCGTGTTCGTCGGGAATCACACCGACGAGGACGGGGAAGTCCTCGACGGAACCAGTCTCGACCGCCTGTCGCACATCAAGTTCGTGCAGGTCGGCGAGATCTCCGAGCACCTAGGTGCTAACAAGACATGGTAA
- a CDS encoding 50S ribosomal protein L18e has product MSQSSPRLSNLVADLKSAARDNDAGVWQDVADRLEKPRRTHAEVNLSRIERYAREDETVVVPGKVLGSGMLQKSVTVAAVDFSSSAETKVDHAGGETVSLSEFVEQNPNGNDVRVIR; this is encoded by the coding sequence ATGAGTCAATCGAGTCCTCGACTCAGCAACCTCGTTGCGGACCTGAAGTCCGCCGCTCGCGACAACGACGCGGGCGTTTGGCAGGACGTCGCCGACCGGCTGGAGAAGCCGCGGCGCACGCACGCCGAGGTGAACCTGAGTCGCATCGAACGGTACGCGAGAGAAGACGAAACCGTCGTCGTCCCCGGGAAGGTCCTGGGGTCCGGCATGCTGCAGAAGTCGGTCACGGTCGCCGCAGTGGACTTCTCGTCCAGCGCGGAGACGAAGGTCGACCACGCCGGCGGCGAGACCGTCTCCCTCTCCGAGTTTGTCGAACAGAATCCCAACGGTAACGACGTGCGGGTGATCCGATGA
- a CDS encoding DNA-directed RNA polymerase subunit D, whose protein sequence is MMAGDFDVEFIDNDDREARFVVRGATPAFANGVRRAMLADVPTLSIDTVRFVENSSVMFDEVLALRLGLVPLTTPEDFDPDHTVTLALDVEGPGTAYSGDIVCEDPEVEPADTNIPIIELKEDQRLEFEAEAVLDKGRDHAKHQGGVGIGYRHLQTVEVVGDSPEFDEDEPNILRGVIEEDGDLVPAEEFDNDLTQRYPGKEVEVHDVPEAFVFHVESDGSMPVDELVLRGIESLSMRADELEEAVQL, encoded by the coding sequence ATCATGGCAGGGGACTTCGACGTCGAATTTATCGACAACGACGACCGGGAAGCCCGGTTCGTCGTTCGCGGTGCCACGCCGGCGTTCGCGAACGGCGTCCGTCGAGCGATGCTCGCGGACGTGCCGACACTCTCCATCGACACCGTGCGGTTCGTGGAGAACTCGAGCGTCATGTTCGACGAAGTGCTCGCGCTGCGTCTCGGCCTCGTGCCGCTGACGACGCCCGAGGACTTCGACCCCGACCACACCGTGACGCTCGCCCTCGACGTCGAGGGACCGGGAACGGCGTACTCCGGGGATATCGTCTGCGAAGACCCCGAGGTCGAGCCCGCCGATACGAACATCCCGATCATCGAGCTGAAAGAAGACCAGCGTCTCGAGTTCGAGGCCGAAGCCGTCCTCGACAAAGGCCGCGACCACGCCAAACACCAGGGCGGGGTCGGTATCGGCTACCGACACCTCCAGACGGTGGAGGTCGTCGGTGACTCGCCGGAGTTCGACGAGGACGAGCCGAACATCCTCCGCGGCGTCATCGAGGAGGACGGCGACCTCGTTCCGGCCGAGGAGTTCGACAACGACCTCACCCAGCGGTATCCCGGGAAGGAGGTCGAGGTGCACGACGTCCCCGAGGCGTTCGTGTTCCACGTCGAATCCGACGGGTCGATGCCCGTCGACGAACTCGTGCTGCGCGGCATCGAGAGCCTGTCGATGCGCGCAGACGAGCTGGAAGAAGCAGTCCAACTCTAA
- a CDS encoding 30S ribosomal protein S11, whose amino-acid sequence MAEDDKWGIAHVHASFNNTVLTITDETGAETIAKSSGGAVVKQNRDEASPYAAMQMAEKIAEEIKEQGIEGVHVRVRGPGGNLQRSPGPGAQATIRALARAGIEIGRIEDVTPIPHDGTRPPKNSGF is encoded by the coding sequence ATGGCTGAAGACGACAAATGGGGCATCGCCCACGTGCACGCCTCGTTCAACAACACGGTCCTCACCATCACCGACGAGACCGGCGCTGAGACGATCGCGAAGTCGTCCGGCGGTGCCGTCGTGAAGCAGAACCGTGACGAGGCGTCGCCGTACGCGGCGATGCAGATGGCCGAGAAGATCGCAGAAGAGATCAAAGAACAGGGCATCGAAGGCGTGCACGTCCGCGTGCGCGGTCCCGGCGGCAACCTCCAGCGGAGCCCCGGGCCGGGCGCGCAGGCGACGATTCGCGCGCTCGCTCGCGCCGGCATCGAGATCGGCCGCATCGAGGACGTCACGCCGATCCCGCACGACGGCACGCGTCCGCCGAAGAACAGCGGGTTCTAA
- a CDS encoding 30S ribosomal protein S4 yields the protein MALPGENTKFYETPNHPYQGERIAEESDLLGRYGLKNKEELWRAQSELRSYRREARALLGKVTGEGSEDSEFVSRLQRYGILGDSDGLDDVLSLDVTDVLERRLQTVVYRQGLANTPKQARQFITHGHITVDGSRVTAPSRKVETAEKDLIAFDETSDLTDELHPARAGGQE from the coding sequence ATGGCGCTTCCCGGAGAGAACACCAAGTTCTACGAGACGCCGAACCACCCCTACCAGGGCGAGCGCATCGCCGAGGAGTCCGACCTCCTCGGGCGCTACGGCCTGAAGAACAAAGAAGAGCTGTGGCGCGCGCAGTCCGAACTCCGCTCGTACCGGCGTGAGGCTCGCGCGCTCCTCGGGAAGGTCACCGGGGAGGGCTCGGAGGACTCGGAGTTCGTCTCCCGCCTCCAGCGCTACGGCATTCTCGGCGACAGCGACGGCCTCGACGACGTCCTCTCACTCGACGTGACGGACGTCCTCGAACGCCGCCTGCAGACGGTCGTCTACCGGCAGGGACTGGCGAACACGCCGAAGCAGGCGCGCCAGTTCATCACGCACGGCCACATCACGGTCGACGGCAGCCGCGTCACGGCTCCGTCCCGGAAGGTCGAGACCGCCGAGAAAGACCTCATCGCGTTCGACGAAACGAGCGACCTCACCGACGAACTCCACCCGGCTCGCGCCGGGGGGCAGGAGTAA
- a CDS encoding 30S ribosomal protein S13 gives MSTEDNQEADEDIRYFVRIGQTDLDGTKSVERALFEMNGIGRRTALVVAEEAGIDRQATLGRLDDDDIESIVDAVENYAENTPDWLANRRNDFYTGDTEHITGNDVNLQRNQDVNRMRMIRSYKGVRHERGQKVRGQRTKSTGRTEGTIGVNVEELREEAEAEEAAAEEGGE, from the coding sequence ATGAGCACGGAAGACAACCAGGAAGCGGACGAGGACATTCGATACTTCGTCCGCATCGGGCAGACAGACCTCGACGGCACGAAGTCCGTCGAGCGTGCCCTCTTCGAGATGAACGGTATCGGCCGTCGGACGGCCCTTGTGGTCGCCGAAGAGGCCGGTATCGATCGACAGGCCACGCTCGGCCGGCTCGACGACGACGACATCGAGTCGATCGTCGACGCCGTCGAGAATTACGCGGAGAACACTCCCGACTGGCTCGCGAACCGCCGGAACGACTTCTACACCGGCGATACCGAGCACATCACGGGGAACGACGTGAACCTCCAGCGCAACCAGGACGTCAATCGGATGCGCATGATTCGGTCCTACAAGGGCGTTCGCCACGAACGCGGACAGAAGGTCCGCGGGCAGCGCACGAAATCCACGGGTCGTACCGAGGGGACCATCGGCGTGAACGTCGAAGAACTCCGCGAAGAAGCAGAAGCAGAAGAAGCAGCGGCAGAGGAGGGTGGTGAATAA